A section of the Pseudomonas sp. Q1-7 genome encodes:
- a CDS encoding ISL3 family transposase, with product MHPIDLAQFWPGYEVVACRPSADNTLLIELKPRADAIPECGRCGQACPLIHECRLRRVRDRDLLDQRVLLQVPVRRVDCLRCGRVTERIAWLEPASRLTRRLQAWLEALLQLLPISHVSRLTGLHWHTLKQLDKRRLEAAVGAFDPGEVRRLVMDEFALHKGHRYATVIMDAERTRVLWVGHGNSREAIRPFFELLGERCQQIEAVAMDMNTAFDLEVQRHCPQAEVVYDLFHVVARYGREVIDRIRVDQANLLRQDKPARKVVKQSRWLLLRNRESLKDGQAVQLQELLDANQPLATVYVLKDALKEVWYAPTVREGWRRWRSWLRHARDSGLAPLQRFARNLRKYARGILASARFPLHTSVLEGVNNRIKVIKRMAYGFRDSHYFFLKIKAAFPGKAR from the coding sequence GTGCATCCTATTGATCTTGCCCAGTTCTGGCCAGGCTACGAAGTCGTCGCCTGTCGCCCCTCTGCCGACAACACCCTGCTGATCGAACTCAAGCCTCGAGCCGACGCCATCCCCGAATGTGGGCGCTGCGGCCAAGCTTGTCCGCTGATCCATGAGTGCCGACTGCGTCGGGTACGCGATCGCGACTTGCTCGACCAGCGCGTTCTGCTCCAGGTGCCGGTGCGCCGCGTTGACTGCCTGCGCTGTGGGCGGGTGACCGAGCGGATCGCCTGGCTGGAGCCGGCGTCACGCCTGACGCGGCGCTTGCAGGCCTGGCTCGAGGCTTTGCTGCAACTGCTGCCGATCAGCCACGTCAGCCGCCTCACCGGCTTGCACTGGCACACGCTCAAGCAGCTCGATAAACGTCGCCTGGAAGCCGCCGTCGGCGCGTTCGATCCGGGCGAGGTGCGCCGGTTGGTGATGGACGAGTTCGCCCTGCACAAGGGCCATCGCTACGCCACGGTGATCATGGATGCCGAGCGGACACGGGTGCTGTGGGTGGGGCATGGCAACAGCCGTGAGGCGATTCGTCCGTTCTTCGAGCTGCTCGGCGAGCGCTGCCAACAGATCGAGGCGGTGGCGATGGACATGAACACCGCGTTCGACCTGGAGGTGCAGCGGCATTGCCCGCAGGCCGAAGTGGTGTACGACCTCTTCCATGTGGTGGCGCGCTACGGCCGCGAGGTGATCGACCGCATCCGGGTCGACCAGGCCAACCTGCTGCGCCAGGACAAACCGGCGCGCAAGGTGGTCAAGCAGAGCCGCTGGCTGTTGCTGCGCAACCGCGAGAGTCTGAAGGACGGGCAAGCCGTGCAGTTGCAGGAGCTACTCGACGCCAACCAGCCGCTGGCCACGGTCTACGTGCTCAAGGATGCCCTGAAGGAAGTCTGGTACGCCCCCACTGTGCGAGAGGGCTGGCGGCGCTGGCGAAGTTGGCTACGGCATGCTCGGGACAGCGGTCTGGCGCCGCTCCAACGCTTTGCCCGGAATCTGCGCAAATACGCCCGGGGCATCCTCGCCAGCGCCCGCTTCCCCCTGCACACCAGCGTCCTGGAAGGCGTGAACAACCGCATCAAGGTGATCAAACGGATGGCCTACGGCTTCCGGGACTCCCACTACTTCTTCCTGAAAATCAAGGCCGCCTTCCCCGGGAAAGCGCGATGA
- a CDS encoding OprD family porin yields MILRTALHSTLLGAGSLACGLALLPASVHAAGFAEDAKVGLNLRNFYINRNFVNPTNPQGKAEEWTQSFILDARSGFTEGPVGFGVDLLGLLAVKLDGGKGTRGTQLLPVHDDGRPADDFGRLAAAGKMRVSKTELKVGEWMPVLPILRADDGRSLPQTFQGGQVTSQELDGLTLYGGQFRQNSPRNDASLEDMSMNGRAAFTSDRFNFAGGEYAFNEKRTLVGLWYAELDDIYQQQYLQLTHSQPVGDWTLGANLGYFDGKENGSALAGDLDNRTWSALLSAKYGGNTFSLGLQKVSGDNAWMRVNGTSGGTLANDSYNSSFDNAKEESWQLRHDYNFAALGVPGLTLMNRYISGEDAHIGTVTDGKEWVRETELAYVVQSGVFKALSVKWRNASVRRDFSNNEFDENRLIINYPLSIL; encoded by the coding sequence ATGATCCTCCGCACCGCCCTTCACTCCACCCTCCTGGGGGCCGGCAGCCTCGCCTGCGGCCTCGCCCTGTTGCCCGCCAGCGTCCACGCCGCCGGCTTCGCCGAAGACGCCAAGGTCGGCCTGAACCTGCGCAACTTCTACATCAACCGCAACTTCGTGAACCCGACCAACCCCCAGGGCAAGGCCGAGGAATGGACCCAGAGCTTCATCCTCGACGCCCGCTCCGGCTTCACCGAAGGGCCGGTGGGGTTTGGCGTGGACCTGCTCGGCCTGCTTGCGGTCAAGCTCGACGGCGGCAAGGGCACCCGCGGCACCCAGTTGCTGCCGGTGCATGACGACGGCCGCCCAGCCGACGACTTCGGCCGCCTGGCCGCGGCCGGCAAGATGCGCGTGTCGAAGACCGAGTTGAAAGTCGGCGAATGGATGCCGGTGCTGCCGATCCTCCGCGCCGACGACGGCCGCTCCCTGCCGCAGACCTTCCAGGGCGGCCAGGTCACCTCCCAGGAGCTCGACGGCCTGACCCTGTACGGCGGCCAGTTCCGCCAGAACAGCCCGCGCAACGACGCCAGCCTGGAAGATATGTCGATGAACGGCCGCGCCGCCTTCACCTCGGACCGCTTCAACTTCGCCGGCGGCGAGTACGCCTTCAACGAGAAGCGCACCCTGGTCGGCCTGTGGTACGCCGAGCTGGACGACATCTACCAGCAGCAGTACCTGCAACTGACGCACAGCCAGCCCGTGGGCGACTGGACCCTGGGCGCCAACCTCGGCTACTTCGACGGCAAGGAGAACGGCAGCGCCCTGGCCGGCGACCTGGACAACCGCACCTGGTCCGCCCTGCTCTCCGCCAAATACGGCGGCAACACCTTCTCCCTCGGCCTGCAGAAGGTCAGCGGCGACAACGCCTGGATGCGCGTCAACGGCACCAGCGGCGGCACCCTGGCCAACGACAGCTACAACTCCAGCTTCGACAACGCCAAGGAAGAGTCCTGGCAACTGCGCCACGACTACAACTTCGCTGCCCTCGGCGTGCCCGGGCTGACCCTGATGAACCGCTACATCAGCGGCGAGGACGCCCACATCGGCACGGTGACCGACGGCAAGGAATGGGTGCGCGAGACCGAGCTGGCCTATGTCGTGCAGTCAGGGGTGTTCAAGGCGCTCAGCGTGAAGTGGCGCAACGCGAGCGTCCGCCGCGACTTCAGCAACAACGAGTTCGACGAGAACCGCCTGATCATCAACTACCCGCTGTCGATTCTCTGA
- the cobJ gene encoding precorrin-3B C(17)-methyltransferase, translated as MQQRNAPAILLLGASGLPVARKIQALYPQARILGLAGRVEGADAHYAEFGETLRGLYREDTPIIALCAAGIVIRTLAPLLASKGAEPPVLALAEDGSAVVPLLGGLGGVNRMAREIAAALDVAPAITTSGELRFGTCLLDPPAGYALADIEQGKRFVADLLGGENVRVEGAAPWLEDARLPLAETARRVIQITAEARPAERDELLIHPRVVLARIHGDVTADSLHEALSTAGLAPQALACLLAPRERMTDAALAASAAALGVPLRFIEGEAALPPLHHQGETLDLHLAAQPLDPKDFGQPRGRLSVIGLGPGAAEFMVPAARRALDEAEDLLGYDTYIRMAGPLRPGQVAHCTDNREELQRARHAFELAASGRRVVVVSSGDPGVFAMAAAVLEALDDARDPDWLRVELQVYPGVSAALATAAKAGAPLGHDFCLISLSDNLKPWAVIEDRLDHAAAADLAMAFYNPISRARPWQLGRALDIVARHRKPETVVVLGRDIGRPAEKLTLTSLGELTPDQVDMRTLVIVGSSLTRRVPKGNGEDWVYTPRWYR; from the coding sequence ATGCAACAGCGCAACGCACCGGCCATCCTGCTTCTCGGCGCGAGCGGCCTGCCGGTCGCCCGGAAAATCCAGGCGCTTTATCCACAGGCGCGCATCCTCGGCCTCGCCGGCCGGGTCGAAGGCGCCGACGCCCACTACGCGGAGTTCGGAGAAACCCTGCGCGGGCTCTATCGCGAGGACACGCCGATCATCGCCCTGTGCGCCGCCGGCATCGTCATCCGCACCCTGGCACCGTTGCTGGCGAGCAAGGGTGCCGAGCCACCGGTACTGGCCCTGGCGGAGGACGGCAGCGCCGTGGTGCCGCTGCTCGGCGGCCTTGGCGGGGTCAACCGCATGGCGCGGGAAATCGCCGCCGCGCTGGACGTGGCGCCGGCCATCACCACCAGCGGCGAACTGCGCTTCGGCACCTGCCTGCTGGACCCGCCGGCGGGCTATGCCCTGGCCGATATCGAGCAGGGCAAGCGCTTCGTCGCCGACCTGCTCGGCGGGGAAAACGTGCGGGTCGAAGGTGCCGCGCCCTGGCTGGAGGACGCCCGTCTGCCCCTGGCCGAGACGGCGCGACGGGTCATCCAGATCACCGCCGAGGCTCGTCCCGCCGAACGCGACGAACTGCTCATCCACCCCCGCGTCGTCCTCGCCCGCATCCATGGCGACGTAACGGCCGACAGCCTGCACGAGGCGCTATCCACCGCCGGGCTGGCGCCGCAGGCACTGGCCTGCCTGCTGGCGCCTCGCGAGCGCATGACGGATGCCGCCTTGGCGGCCAGCGCCGCCGCACTCGGTGTGCCGTTGCGCTTCATCGAGGGCGAAGCGGCCCTGCCCCCCTTGCATCATCAGGGCGAAACCCTGGACCTCCACCTCGCGGCGCAACCGCTGGACCCGAAGGATTTCGGCCAGCCGCGCGGACGCCTGAGCGTGATCGGCCTCGGCCCCGGCGCCGCCGAATTCATGGTGCCGGCCGCGCGCAGGGCCCTGGACGAGGCCGAGGACCTGCTCGGCTACGACACCTACATCCGCATGGCCGGACCGTTGCGCCCCGGCCAGGTGGCCCACTGCACCGACAACCGTGAAGAACTGCAGCGTGCCCGCCACGCGTTCGAGCTGGCCGCCAGCGGCCGCCGCGTGGTGGTGGTGTCCTCCGGCGATCCGGGGGTGTTCGCCATGGCCGCCGCCGTGCTCGAAGCCCTCGACGACGCCCGCGATCCCGACTGGCTGCGGGTGGAGCTGCAGGTGTACCCCGGCGTTTCCGCCGCCCTGGCCACGGCGGCCAAGGCCGGTGCGCCGCTGGGCCACGACTTCTGCCTGATTTCCCTGTCGGACAACCTCAAGCCCTGGGCCGTGATCGAGGACCGCCTCGACCATGCCGCCGCCGCCGACCTGGCCATGGCCTTCTACAACCCGATTTCCCGGGCCCGCCCCTGGCAACTGGGCCGCGCCCTGGACATCGTCGCCCGCCACCGCAAGCCGGAAACGGTGGTGGTGCTGGGCCGGGATATCGGCCGCCCGGCGGAAAAGCTCACGCTCACCAGCCTCGGCGAACTGACCCCGGATCAAGTGGACATGCGCACCCTGGTGATCGTCGGCTCGTCGCTGACCCGCCGCGTGCCCAAGGGCAATGGCGAGGATTGGGTGTATACGCCGCGCTGGTATCGCTGA
- a CDS encoding precorrin-2 C(20)-methyltransferase, producing the protein MMERKGRLIGLGVGPGDPELITLKALRLLQSAAVVGYFVAKAKASQGQGGNAFGIIEQHLGETQQRMPLVYPVTTEKLEPPLSYETVISDFYDTAAAQVAQHLDAGRDVAVICEGDPFFYGSYMYLHDRLAARYEVEVVPGVCSMLGSAAVLGVPLVYRNQSLSVLSGVLPEDELKTRLADAEAAVVMKLGRNFDKVRRVLQQLGIADRAHYVERATMANQRIVPLDEVDPMASPYFSMIVIPGQQWRG; encoded by the coding sequence ATGATGGAACGCAAGGGACGGCTGATCGGCCTGGGCGTGGGCCCCGGCGACCCCGAACTGATCACCCTCAAGGCCCTGCGCCTGCTGCAGTCGGCCGCCGTGGTCGGCTATTTCGTGGCCAAGGCGAAGGCCAGCCAGGGCCAGGGCGGCAATGCCTTCGGCATCATCGAGCAGCACCTCGGCGAGACGCAGCAGCGCATGCCTCTGGTCTACCCGGTGACCACCGAGAAGCTGGAACCGCCGCTGTCCTACGAGACCGTGATCAGCGACTTCTACGACACCGCCGCCGCACAGGTCGCCCAGCATCTGGACGCCGGTCGCGACGTGGCGGTGATCTGTGAGGGCGACCCATTCTTCTACGGCTCCTACATGTACCTGCACGACCGCCTGGCCGCGCGCTACGAGGTGGAAGTGGTGCCCGGCGTGTGCTCCATGCTGGGCAGCGCGGCGGTGCTCGGCGTGCCCCTGGTGTACCGCAACCAGAGCCTCTCGGTACTCTCCGGCGTGTTGCCGGAAGACGAACTCAAGACGCGCCTCGCTGACGCCGAAGCCGCCGTGGTGATGAAGCTCGGGCGCAACTTCGACAAGGTGCGCCGGGTGCTGCAGCAGCTCGGCATCGCCGACCGCGCTCACTACGTGGAGCGCGCCACCATGGCCAACCAGCGCATCGTGCCGCTGGACGAGGTGGACCCCATGGCCTCGCCCTACTTCTCGATGATCGTCATCCCCGGCCAGCAGTGGAGAGGCTGA
- a CDS encoding precorrin-8X methylmutase produces the protein MIEYIRDGQEIYRNSFSIIRAEADLSGIPADLEKLAVRVIHACGMVDVVADLRFSPGAGSAGRAALAAGAPILCDARMVAEGITRARLPADNRVICTLNDPGVPELARERGNTRSAVALEHWREHLEGSVVVIGNAPTALFYLLEMLDAGAPRPALILGFPVGFVGAAESKDLLAADSRGVPYVIVRGRRGGSAMAAAAVNALATEVE, from the coding sequence ATGATCGAATACATCCGCGATGGTCAGGAGATCTATCGCAACTCCTTCTCCATCATCCGCGCCGAGGCCGATCTCAGCGGTATTCCCGCCGACCTGGAAAAGCTCGCGGTGCGGGTGATCCACGCCTGCGGCATGGTCGACGTGGTGGCGGACCTGCGCTTCTCGCCCGGCGCGGGCAGCGCCGGCCGCGCGGCGCTCGCCGCTGGCGCGCCGATCCTCTGCGATGCGCGCATGGTGGCCGAAGGCATCACCCGCGCGCGCCTGCCGGCGGACAACCGGGTCATCTGCACCCTCAACGATCCGGGCGTGCCGGAGCTGGCCCGCGAACGCGGCAATACCCGCTCGGCGGTAGCGCTGGAGCACTGGCGCGAGCATCTGGAAGGCAGCGTGGTGGTGATCGGCAATGCCCCCACCGCGCTCTTCTACCTGCTGGAAATGCTCGATGCCGGCGCCCCCAGACCGGCGCTGATCCTCGGCTTCCCGGTGGGTTTCGTCGGCGCGGCGGAATCCAAGGACCTGCTCGCCGCCGACAGCCGTGGCGTGCCCTACGTGATCGTACGCGGGCGGCGCGGCGGCAGCGCCATGGCGGCGGCGGCGGTCAACGCCCTGGCCACGGAGGTGGAATGA
- the cobG gene encoding precorrin-3B synthase, with the protein MKHAQPTVPSVRPSACPGLLRIVQARDGGICRIKLPCGRLGSSQARAVAAAATAYAAGVIETTNRSNLQIRGVKPGGEGALIGALLAAGLGAGSPGADDVRNLMVSPLAGLDGSALVDISPLAERILALLQDQTRFHALSPKFALLLDGGEAMAMLDHPHDLWLSAMGDGDQALFAFGLAGCPPHAAGDAPALAAVARDQVPALVEAVLALFLELATPEQTRMRHLLAQYPEGDLLLRLQQRLDVPLLPAGDWCRPTPQPFAHLGTHAGRHVGGAPALGRLGAAQLQALAELADDLGDGSLRLTPWQSLLLPNARHPDAVLRAMGRLGLATGASEPFARLVACTGSAGCTRGLADTKADALALAPRLPADAVVHLSGCPRSCAAAHVAPFTLLASGPGRYDLYQRGGAGFGRLLARDLSIQEAGERLATPPDTWSSTP; encoded by the coding sequence GTGAAGCACGCGCAACCCACAGTCCCCTCCGTCCGCCCCTCGGCCTGTCCGGGGTTGCTGCGCATCGTCCAGGCCAGGGACGGCGGCATCTGCCGGATCAAGCTGCCCTGTGGCCGCCTGGGTTCGAGCCAGGCCCGCGCCGTGGCGGCCGCGGCGACCGCATACGCCGCTGGCGTGATCGAGACGACCAACCGTTCCAACCTGCAGATTCGCGGCGTGAAACCGGGCGGCGAGGGCGCGCTGATCGGGGCCCTGCTGGCCGCCGGCCTGGGCGCGGGCTCCCCCGGCGCCGACGATGTGCGCAACCTGATGGTCAGCCCGCTGGCCGGCCTCGACGGCAGCGCCCTGGTGGATATCTCGCCGCTGGCCGAACGCATCCTCGCGCTGCTGCAAGACCAGACGCGCTTCCACGCCCTGTCGCCCAAGTTCGCCCTGCTGCTGGACGGCGGCGAGGCCATGGCGATGCTCGACCATCCCCACGATCTCTGGCTGTCGGCCATGGGCGATGGCGATCAGGCACTGTTCGCCTTCGGCCTGGCGGGCTGTCCGCCGCACGCCGCTGGCGATGCCCCTGCCCTGGCGGCGGTAGCGCGCGACCAGGTGCCCGCCCTGGTGGAAGCCGTGCTGGCGCTGTTCCTCGAACTGGCGACACCCGAGCAGACGCGCATGCGCCACCTGCTCGCCCAATACCCGGAGGGCGACCTGCTGCTGCGTCTGCAGCAGCGGCTGGACGTTCCCCTGTTGCCGGCCGGCGACTGGTGCCGCCCCACGCCACAGCCCTTCGCCCACCTGGGCACGCACGCCGGCCGCCACGTCGGTGGCGCCCCCGCACTGGGCCGGCTGGGGGCCGCTCAGCTCCAGGCGCTGGCCGAACTCGCCGACGACCTGGGCGACGGCAGCCTGCGCCTGACGCCCTGGCAATCCCTGCTGCTGCCCAACGCGCGGCACCCTGACGCGGTCCTGCGGGCCATGGGGCGACTGGGCCTTGCCACCGGGGCGAGCGAGCCCTTCGCGCGGCTGGTCGCCTGCACCGGTTCCGCCGGCTGCACCCGGGGCCTGGCCGACACCAAGGCCGACGCCCTGGCCCTGGCGCCGCGGCTGCCGGCGGACGCCGTGGTGCACCTCAGCGGCTGCCCGCGCTCCTGCGCCGCCGCCCATGTGGCGCCGTTTACCCTGCTGGCCAGCGGCCCGGGGCGCTATGACCTGTACCAGCGTGGCGGCGCCGGCTTCGGCCGGCTGCTGGCGCGCGACCTCAGCATCCAAGAGGCCGGCGAACGGCTGGCCACGCCTCCTGACACCTGGAGTTCCACCCCATGA
- the cbiE gene encoding precorrin-6y C5,15-methyltransferase (decarboxylating) subunit CbiE, giving the protein MQPWLTVIGIGEDGYAGLGKAARHALLDAAEVVGGARQLDLLPRCIRARRTPWPSPFSLAPVLEKRGTPICVLASGDPMLFGVGASLARQVASAEMRVLPAPSSCSLAAARLGWPLQEVVLLSLVARPLAVLNAHLHEGARLLVLSNDGSSPAAVAALLAERGFGCSRLTVLEHLGGERERRIDGVAGEWPAGDNAALNLLAIEVQGDAGTRALPLTTGLADDAFRHDGQLTKRDVRAITLARLAPRPGELLWDVGAGCGSIGIEWMRAHPTCRAIAIEANAERQAHIAHNRDALGVPGLQLVAGEAPAALDGLPAPDALFIGGGVTEAGVLDTCWSRLKPGGRLIANAVTLQSEAVLMAFRTAHGGELTRIAVAQAQPLGGFDTWRSALPITLLEVTKHA; this is encoded by the coding sequence ATGCAGCCCTGGCTGACAGTGATTGGTATTGGCGAAGACGGCTACGCGGGCCTGGGCAAGGCGGCCCGTCACGCCCTGCTGGACGCCGCCGAGGTGGTCGGCGGAGCGCGCCAGCTCGACCTGCTGCCCCGCTGCATCCGCGCCCGCCGCACGCCCTGGCCGAGCCCCTTCTCTCTGGCGCCGGTGCTGGAAAAACGCGGTACGCCGATCTGCGTGCTGGCCAGCGGCGATCCCATGCTGTTCGGCGTCGGCGCCAGCCTGGCGCGGCAGGTTGCCAGCGCGGAAATGCGTGTGCTGCCCGCGCCTTCGTCCTGTTCGCTGGCGGCTGCCCGCCTGGGCTGGCCGCTGCAGGAGGTGGTCCTGCTGTCGCTGGTCGCCCGGCCCCTGGCCGTGCTGAATGCCCACCTGCATGAAGGCGCCCGCCTGCTGGTGCTGAGCAACGACGGCAGCAGCCCGGCCGCCGTCGCGGCGCTGCTGGCCGAGCGCGGTTTCGGCTGCAGCCGGCTGACCGTGCTGGAGCACCTGGGGGGCGAACGGGAGCGGCGTATCGACGGCGTCGCCGGTGAATGGCCGGCGGGCGACAACGCCGCGCTCAACCTGCTGGCCATCGAAGTCCAGGGCGACGCGGGCACCCGTGCGTTGCCCCTGACCACCGGCCTGGCGGACGACGCCTTCCGCCACGACGGCCAGCTCACCAAGCGCGACGTGCGCGCCATCACCCTGGCGCGGCTGGCGCCACGTCCGGGTGAATTGCTGTGGGACGTGGGCGCCGGTTGCGGCTCCATCGGCATCGAATGGATGCGCGCCCACCCGACTTGCCGCGCCATCGCCATCGAAGCCAACGCGGAGCGCCAGGCGCACATCGCCCACAACCGCGATGCCCTCGGCGTGCCCGGCCTGCAACTGGTGGCTGGCGAGGCTCCGGCGGCGCTGGACGGCCTGCCCGCGCCGGACGCCCTCTTCATCGGCGGCGGCGTCACCGAAGCCGGCGTGCTGGACACCTGCTGGAGCCGGCTGAAGCCTGGCGGACGGCTGATCGCCAATGCCGTGACCCTGCAGAGCGAGGCCGTCCTGATGGCCTTCCGCACAGCCCATGGCGGCGAACTCACGCGCATCGCCGTGGCCCAGGCCCAACCACTGGGTGGCTTCGACACCTGGCGTTCGGCCCTGCCGATTACCCTGCTTGAGGTGACCAAGCATGCGTAG
- a CDS encoding cobalt-precorrin-5B (C(1))-methyltransferase — protein MRDETPEQPAPLRSGYTTGSCATATSLAAARLLLGGEATDAVEIVLPKGQQVLMRLEFCRLMGGGAEAGTLKDAGDDPDVTHGALIYAQVRLAAEAGVRFHAGPGVGTVTKPGLTLAVGEPAINLVPRQMITEHLTRLAAERGYRGGFAVTLCVQGGEELALKTMNPRLGILGGLSILGTTGIVRPFSCSAYIASIHQGIDVARANGFRHLAACTGNASEDAMRRRYHLDDTALIEMGDFAGAVLKHLRKAPVDKLSLCGGFGKISKLAAGHLDLHSRSSSIDLPLLAQWAAELGASAELQAAMRGANTSQLALVMAQDAGIALGNAVCAHALAFARKTVPAGVALEVFAIDRLGNIVGEAVEPR, from the coding sequence ATGCGTGACGAAACCCCCGAACAGCCCGCGCCCCTGCGCAGCGGCTACACCACCGGCAGCTGCGCCACGGCGACCAGCCTGGCGGCGGCGCGCCTGTTGCTGGGCGGGGAGGCGACGGATGCGGTGGAAATCGTGCTGCCCAAGGGGCAGCAGGTGCTGATGCGCCTGGAGTTCTGTCGGCTGATGGGCGGCGGCGCCGAAGCCGGCACCCTGAAGGATGCCGGCGACGACCCGGACGTGACCCACGGTGCGCTGATCTATGCCCAGGTGCGCCTGGCCGCCGAAGCCGGCGTGCGCTTCCATGCCGGCCCCGGCGTCGGCACCGTCACCAAGCCGGGCCTGACCCTGGCCGTGGGCGAGCCGGCGATCAACCTGGTGCCCCGGCAGATGATCACCGAGCACCTCACCCGCCTCGCTGCCGAGCGCGGCTACCGCGGCGGATTCGCGGTGACGCTCTGCGTACAGGGTGGCGAGGAGCTGGCGCTGAAGACCATGAACCCGCGTCTGGGCATCCTCGGCGGCCTGTCGATTCTCGGCACCACCGGCATCGTCAGGCCGTTCTCCTGCTCGGCCTACATCGCCTCCATCCACCAGGGGATCGATGTCGCCCGTGCCAATGGCTTCCGCCACCTGGCCGCCTGCACCGGCAACGCCAGCGAGGACGCCATGCGCCGCCGCTACCACCTGGACGACACCGCGCTGATCGAAATGGGCGACTTCGCCGGCGCGGTGCTCAAGCACCTGCGCAAGGCGCCGGTGGACAAGCTCAGCCTGTGTGGCGGCTTCGGCAAGATCAGCAAGCTCGCCGCCGGCCACCTGGACCTGCACAGCCGCAGCTCCAGCATCGACCTGCCGCTGCTGGCGCAATGGGCCGCCGAACTGGGTGCCAGCGCCGAGTTGCAGGCCGCCATGCGCGGCGCCAACACCAGCCAGCTGGCGCTGGTCATGGCCCAGGACGCCGGCATCGCGCTGGGCAACGCGGTCTGCGCCCATGCCCTGGCCTTCGCCCGCAAGACCGTGCCGGCCGGCGTGGCGCTGGAAGTCTTCGCCATCGACCGTCTGGGCAACATCGTCGGTGAGGCCGTGGAACCGCGATGA
- a CDS encoding cobalt-precorrin-6A reductase, translating into MTRILLLGGVSEALAIARRLGPAHVYSLAGLGKVPDDLACQVRVGGYGGAEGLARFMAAEGIGLLLDATHPYAAQISRNAAAAARLAGVPCWALRRPGWQAGEADDWREVEDWQGLTAALRAFRRPFFTLGREPLEHLHEIPPRQHWTVRCLQDQPAGERYEVIGARGPFDLDGERALFARLGSDVLVSKNSGSQSTEPKLQVARERGLPVLILKRPDLPPVTREFDSVERLWQALAPYLETP; encoded by the coding sequence ATGACGCGCATCCTCCTGCTGGGCGGGGTCAGCGAAGCCCTGGCCATCGCCCGCCGCCTGGGACCCGCGCACGTCTACAGCCTCGCCGGCCTCGGCAAGGTGCCGGACGACCTCGCCTGCCAGGTGCGCGTGGGCGGTTACGGCGGCGCCGAAGGCCTGGCCCGGTTCATGGCCGCCGAAGGCATCGGCCTGCTGCTGGACGCCACCCACCCCTATGCCGCGCAGATCAGCCGCAATGCCGCTGCCGCCGCCCGGCTGGCGGGCGTGCCCTGCTGGGCCCTGCGCCGTCCCGGCTGGCAGGCGGGCGAGGCCGACGACTGGCGCGAGGTCGAAGACTGGCAGGGGCTGACGGCGGCCCTGAGGGCGTTCCGCCGCCCGTTCTTCACCCTCGGTCGCGAACCCCTGGAGCACCTCCACGAGATTCCGCCACGGCAGCACTGGACCGTGCGCTGCCTGCAAGACCAGCCGGCGGGTGAGCGCTACGAGGTGATAGGCGCCCGTGGCCCCTTCGACCTCGACGGCGAGCGCGCGCTGTTCGCACGGCTGGGCAGCGACGTGCTGGTCAGCAAGAACAGCGGCAGTCAGTCCACCGAACCCAAGTTGCAGGTGGCCCGCGAACGCGGGCTGCCGGTGCTGATCCTCAAGCGTCCGGACCTGCCGCCGGTGACGCGCGAATTCGATTCGGTCGAGCGCCTCTGGCAGGCCCTTGCCCCCTACCTGGAAACCCCATGA